From a region of the Cyprinus carpio isolate SPL01 chromosome A18, ASM1834038v1, whole genome shotgun sequence genome:
- the LOC109068650 gene encoding extracellular calcium-sensing receptor-like — protein MWITLYIFLYLSFNCMYAASVLRSDRCQLQGHFRLNGMHQDGDVILGGLFQVHFFTVFPDLSFKTEPEPPYCEKFDMESFQLAQTMAFTINEINKNPNLLPNITLGYHLYDNCVRLGMAFRAAMSLISGTEKSFSNLNCTGPPPVVGIVGDPSSTPSIAISSVLGLFRVPIVSYYATCSCLSERKKYPSFFRTIPSDAFQVRAMVQILRHFGWTWVGLIYSDDDYGIYAAQSFQQEMQLFGHCVAFSEILPHYNNPRDIQRIIGMIQASTARVVVVFSTSSFLLPLMDEVVLQNMTGRQWIASEAWADSPVYHTPRLLPYLGGTLGITVRRGKIQGLHDFLLHIRPSNEPRNSMLRIFWENMFGCSYETGATMKDGEQVKNICTGEENPIPTNTPYTDVSALRGAYNVYKAVYALAHALHDLMQCEEGRGPFSGNRCADITKLKPWQLVHYLQKVNFTTGFGDHVSFDKNGDALAIYDVLNWQPSSDGSIRIYTVGVVNEGATTGVVLKLDEDAIYWNFETKKPPRSVCSESCPPGTRRATRKGLPVCCFDCLPCGDGDISNTTDAIECTTCTDEFWSSPDNNQCVLKEVEFLSYEEPLGISLTTASLLGTCFSGLVMIVFAHHRNTPIVRANNSELSFLLLLSLKMCFLCVLLFIGRPQLWTCQLRHAVFGISFVLCISSILVKTMVVIAVFKSSRPEGKGAMKWFGAVQQRCTVLLLTALQVVICAVWLSSASPTPHKNNHYIRSKIVYECAIGSVAGFSVLLGYIGLLAAVSFLLAFLARNLPDNFNEAKFITFSMLIFCAVWIAFVPAYVSSPGKYAVAVEIFAILASSFGLLVAIFAPKCYIILLHPERNTKNAIMGRETQNK, from the exons ATGTGGATCACTCTGTATATTTTTCTATACCTGTCCTTTAACTGTATGTATGCAGCGTCAGTCCTGAGATCAGACAGATGTCAGCTCCAGGGGCACTTTCGGTTGAACGGCATGCACCAGGATGGAGATGTTATACTTGGAGGCCTGTTTCAGGTTCATTTCTTCACAGTTTTCCCAGATCTGAGCTTCAAAACAGAACCAGAACCACCATACTGTGAAAA atttgaTATGGAAAGCTTCCAGCTGGCACAAACCATGGCTTTCACAATAAACGAGATCAATAAGAATCCAAACTTACTGCCTAACATCACTCTTGGTTACCATCTTTATGACAATTGTGTGAGACTAGGAATGGCGTTCCGGGCTGCCATGTCCCTAATTAGTGGGACTGAGAAGTCCTTCTCCAACCTCAACTGTACTGGTCCTCCGCCAGTAGTTGGTATTGTGGGGGATCCAAGTTCAACTCCTTCCATTGCGATTTCCAGTGTTCTGGGGCTATTTAGAGTACCTATA GTTAGTTACTACGCCACCTGCTCCTGTTTGAGTGAGAGGAAAAAGTACCCCTCCTTCTTCAGAACAATCCCCAGTGATGCCTTCCAGGTGCGTGCTATGGTTCAAATCTTGAGACATTTTGGATGGACCTGGGTTGGTCTCATTTACAGTGACGATGATTATGGCATCTACGCTGCTCAATCCTTCCAGCAGGAAATGCAGCTGTTTGGACATTGTGTTGCTTTTTCTGAAATCCTGCCCCATTATAACAACCCCAGAGATATTCAGCGTATAATAGGAATGATTCAGGCATCTACAGCTAGAGTAGTGGTTGTTTTTTCCACTTCATCCTTTTTGTTACCTTTGATGGATGAGGTGGTGTTGCAGAACATGACAGGCAGGCAGTGGATTGCGAGTGAAGCTTGGGCTGACTCACCTGTATACCACACTCCACGTTTACTGCCCTACCTGGGGGGCACACTGGGCATTACCGTTAGACGTGGAAAGATCCAGGGGCTTCATGACTTTTTACTTCATATTCGTCCCAGCAATGAACCAAGAAATAGTATGCTACGGATCTTCTGGGAGAACATGTTCGGGTGCAGTTATGAAACTGGGGCTACAATGAAAGATGGAGAGCAAGTGAAAAATATATGTACAGGAGAGGAGAATCCGATCCCCACAAACACACCATACACTGATGTTTCTGCGTTGAGAGGAGCTTATAATGTCTATAAAGCAGTTTATGCCCTGGCACATGCACTTCATGACCTGATGCAGTGTGAAGAGGGGAGAGGACCATTCAGTGGGAACAGATGTGCCGACATAACCAAACTGAAACCTTGGCAG CTGGTTCACTACCTACAGAAAGTGAACTTCACCACAGGTTTTGGGGATCATGTGTCATTTGATAAGAATGGAGATGCTCTGGCCATCTATGATGTATTGAACTGGCAGCCAAGCTCCGATGGATCAATAAGGATCTACACAGTTGGTGTGGTAAATGAAGGAGCAACAACAGGGGTGGTGCTCAAACTGGATGAGGATGCAATATACTGGAACTTTGAGacaaaaaaa CCCCCAAGGTCTGTGTGCAGTGAAAGCTGCCCCCCAGGCACCAGACGAGCCACACGCAAGGGCcttcctgtctgctgttttgaCTGCCTGCCATGCGGAGATGGAGATATTTCAAACACAACAG ATGCTATTGAGTGTACAACATGTACAGATGAGTTCTGGTCCAGTCCAGATAACAATCAGTGTGTCCTGAAAGAAGTAGAATTTCTGTCCTATGAGGAACCTCTAGGCATCTCCTTGACCACTGCATCTCTGCTTGGCACTTGCTTCTCTGGTCTTGTGATGATCGTCTTCGCTCATCACCGTAACACTCCAATAGTACGTGCCAACAATTCAGAGCTCAGCTTCCTGCTGCTGTTGTCACTCAAAATGTGTTTCCTGTGTGTGCTGCTGTTCATTGGCCGGCCACAGTTGTGGACGTGTCAGTTAAGACATGCTGTGTTTGGTATAAGCTTTGTCCTGTGCATTTCCAGCATCCTGGTCAAGACTATGGTGGTAATAGCTGTGTTCAAGTCATCTCGACCAGAGGGCAAAGGAGCGATGAAATGGTTTGGAGCAGTTCAACAAAGATGCACAGTTCTGCTCCTAACAGCCCTCCAGGTTGTGATATGTGCAGTCTGGCTATCAAGTGCATCTCCAACACCACATAAAAACAACCATTATATACGCTCTAAAATAGTATATGAATGTGCTATTGGCTCAGTGGCTGGTTTTTCGGTTTTACTGGGATACATTGGACTGTTGGCAGCAGTAAGCTTCCTGTTAGCCTTCCTGGCAAGAAATCTTCCAGATAATTTTAATGAAGCAAAGTTCATCACATTTAGCATGTTGATTTTCTGTGCTGTGTGGATTGCATTTGTTCCAGCATATGTGAGCTCTCCTGGGAAATATGCAGTAGCTGTAGAGATATTTGCCATTTTAGCTTCTAGTTTTGGATTACTGGTGGCCATATTTGCCCCAAAGTGCTACATCATCCTTTTACATCCAGAGAGAAACACTAAAAATGCAATCATGGGaagagaaacacaaaataaatag